In Nothobranchius furzeri strain GRZ-AD chromosome 18, NfurGRZ-RIMD1, whole genome shotgun sequence, a single genomic region encodes these proteins:
- the LOC107392604 gene encoding alcohol dehydrogenase 1 — protein MNTAGKVIRCKAAVAWEPNKPLVIEEIEVAPPQAGEIRIKIVATAVCHTDLYHLLESRHKDGFPTVLGHEAAGIVESVGPGVTEFQPGDKVIPLFLAQCKDCRFCKSPKTNQCEHAWTRVIQDQMAGVESRFTCKGKRIHQFVATSTFSEYTVINQIAVAKIHPDAPLDKVCLLGCGVCTGYGAAVNTAKVEPGSTCAVFGLGAVGLAAVMGCKAAGAKRIIAVDVNPDKFEKAKVFGATEFVNPKDHDKPVHQVLVEMTNGGVDFSVECVGNVEVMRSALESCVQAWGVSVIVGWTNLNDVVIRPTQLISGRTWKGSLFGGFKGRDDVPKMVKAYMDKKLKLDEFITHKMSLDQVNDAIELMKHSKCIRAVMIV, from the exons ATGAACACAGCTGGGAAG GTCATCAGGTGTAAGGCAGCAGTAGCCTGGGAGCCCAACAAGCCTCTGGTTATTGAGGAGATTGAGGTGGCTCCCCCGCAGGCCGGCGAGATCCGCATTAAG ATTGTGGCGACTGCAGTGTGCCACACAGACCTGTACCACCTACTGGAGAGCAGGCACAAAGATGGCTTCCCAACAGTCCTCGGACACGAGGCTGCCGGCATTGTGGAGAGCGTGGGTCCTGGAGTCACGGAATTCCAGCCAG gaGACAAGGTGATTCCTCTTTTTCTTGCTCAATGTAAAGATTGCCGCTTCTGTAAGAGTCCCAAAACCAACCAGTGTGAACACGCATG GACCAGGGTTATTCAGGACCAGATGGCAGGTGTAGAATCCAGGTTCACCTGTAAGGGGAAGAGGATTCACCAGTTTGTAGCAACCAGCACCTTCTCTGAGTATACCGTGATCAACCAGATCGCTGTGGCTAAGATCCACCCCGATGCTCCTCTGGACAAAGTTTGTCTCCTTGGCTGTGGGGTCTGCACGGGCTATGGAGCAGCAGTTAATACTGCTAAG gtggAACCGGGCTCCACGTGTGCCGTGTTCGGGCTGGGAGCCGTGGGTTTGGCTGCAGTCATGGGCTGCAAAGCTGCAGGAGCCAAGAGGATCATTGCTGTCGACGTCAACCCCGACAAGTTTGAGAAAGCCAAAGTGTTTGGTGCCACGGAGTTCGTGAACCCCAAAGACCACGATAAACCCGTCCATCAAGTCCTGGTGGAGATGACCAATGGAGGAGTTGACTTCTCCGTGGAATGTGTTGGGAACGTGGAAGTCATG CGCAGCGCCTTGGAGTCGTGTGTGCAGGCCTGGGGGGTCAGCGTTATCGTTGGCTGGACGAATCTGAACGACGTTGTGATCCGACCCACTCAGCTGATTTCTGGCCGCACGTGGAAGGGCTCTTTGTTCGGAG GTTTTAAGGGCAGAGATGACGTTCCTAAGATGGTGAAGGCTTACATGGACAAGAAGTTGAAGCTGGATGAGTTCATCACTCACAAGATGTCGTTGGACCAAGTCAACGACGCCATCGAGCTGATGAAACACAGCAAATG CATTCGAGCGGTCATGATCGTCTGA